CGCTGCAGCCGGCCAGGGCCAGTTGGGCGAGCGGGAGGAGCGCGATGAGTGCGGAACGGGTGATCATGATGCAGGAGCTCGCGGCTTGAGGCCATGAAGGAGGATGTCTGCCAGCGCATCGGCCATGTCGGCCGGGTCTGTCAGCGTGTCGGGGGGCAGGGTGAAGGTCGTGGTCAGTGCCATATGGGCGAAGGCCGGCCCGGCGACCGCGCGCATGAATGCGTCGGCATCGACCGGGCGGAAGACATTGGCGCCGACACCGGCTTCCAGCAGGGCGCGCATTGCCCCGCGGGCAATCTCGAGCACCTGACGGCGATAGAAGTCTGCGATCACCGGAAATCGCCCGGCCTCGGCAAAGACCAGGCGCGGCGCGGCGCTGATCGCCGGGTCGGCCATGCTTGTGAACAACATGCGCAGGAGATTGCGCAAGCCGGTTTCCGCGTCCCGGGGGGCGCCGCTGGCGACCATGGCCTCGGCGGTTTTGGCCAGATGCCCGGCGGAGCGCTCGACCAGCCCGTTCAACATCGCTTCCTTGGACGGAAAATAGAGATAGATCGCGCCTTTCGACAGGCCGGCGGCGCGGGCAATGTCTTCGACACGGGCTGCGGCGAACCCCTGTTCTGAAAAGACGGACAGGGCAGCGTCGAGGATTTCCTCGGGGCGCGCTTCGGGGCGTCGGCGTCGGCTGTTCTCTGGCATGACGCCAATATAACTGACCAGTCAGTCATTAACAAGTGTGGGATGGCAGGCGGTCCGAATCCGCGTTCTCTACGTTGCTGGTGAAAGAAGCGGAGCCCGCCATGTATGAGATCTTGTTCTCGGCCATCAATATCGCGGTCTTTCCGGCCTGGTTGCTGCTGCTTTTCGCGCCGGGCTGGCGCTGGACCGGGCCGGTCGTCCATACGGCACTGGTGCCGCTGGCGCTGGGCGCCGTCTATCTCGGCTTTCTGACGCTGGGGATCGTCTTCGGCCAGTCCGACCCGGAAGCCGGCATGTCCAGCCTGGCCGCCGTACAGGCCCTGTTTTCCCATCCCGTCGGCTTGCTGACAGGGTGGGTCCATTTCCTGGCATTCGACCTGTTCGTCGGGGCCTGGATCAGTCGCGATGCCCGGCGTCGCGGTGTCGCGCGCGCCCTGGTCGTGCCTTCGCTGATACTGGCCTTCCTGTTCGGGCCGACCGGCCTTTTGCTCTATCTCATTGGACGCAAACTGACCGGCAAGGCCGGCTGGTCACTGGATGAGAGCGGGCAGGTGGTCGCCTGAACCTGGACAGCCCGTGCGGGAGGAAGCGCGCCGGGGGAAACGCGCTCCCTCCCTGGGTCTGCATTCCGGCCGCCCTTGGGGGGAGAGGCAGGGCGGAATACAAAAAACCCTCCACAAGCGGGCGCTTGGGAGGGCCATCAACCGGGACTGTGGGGCCAGTCTACCGGGTGGAAGCGCCATCCTCCGCGCGCACAATCGCTGCCGGCCAGAAGGCCGTGCAGGAGAGGCGATATCGGGTCTGAACTGCGTTCATGATCGTCTCAATCTTGTGCGCTGACCGGTGGGCACCGGTCGGAGCGGGGTTGACGGGAGGCGCTGTATGACGCCGACCGCATTCGCGTGCAAGGCGAAATCGACACGGTGTGGTTGGATCGGCCAGCGGTGTGGCTTTTGGGTGACGGAAGGTGGTCTGGGGCCACCATGTAGCACGCCTCCCCCACGGGGAGAGGGAAAGCGAGCACCCGCCGCCTTCCCCACCAAGCCCACCCCGCTTGACCATCTCCCGCTTCCCCTCTACCTCGCGAGCCTCTTGTGTCCACAAACAGAAAGACCACCGGGATGTCTGTCTTAGATCTTGCCCAAAACGCGAAAGCCTGGCCGTTTGAACAAGCGCGCCTGCTCAAGAAGCGTCTGGACAAGCTGGGGCGAAAATCCGGGCCGGTCGTGTTCGAGACCGGCTATGGCCCGTCGGGTCTCCCGCACATGGGAACCTTTGGCGAGGTGGTGCGCACGACCATGGTGCTGCGCGCCTTTGATGCGCTGACCGACGGGGCCTATGAGCCGCAACTGATCTGTGTCTCTGACGACATGGACGGCATGCGCAAGGTGCCCGACAACCTGCCGCAGCAGGACATGCTGAACCAGCATTTGCAGGAACCGCTGACCGTGGTGCCCGATCCGTTCGGCACGCATGACAGTTTCGGTGCGCACATGAATGCCCGCCTGCGCGGCTTTCTCGACGGGTTCGGCTTTACCTACACCTTCCAGTCGGCGACCGAGCTATACAAGTCGGGCGCCTATGACACGATGCTCAAGCGGGCGGCCGAGCGCTATGACGACATCATGGCCGTGATGCTGCCGACGCTGGGGGCGGAACGCCAGGCGACCTATTCGCCCTTCCTGCCGATCTCGCCGAAGACCGGCCGGGTCCTCTACGTGCCGATGAAGGCCGTCGATGCGGCGGCCGGTACGGTGACCTTTGACGACGAGGACGGGGCCGAGACCACGCTGCCGGTCACGGGCGGTCATGTGAAGCTGCAATGGAAGCCCGATTTCGGCATGCGCTGGGCCGCTCTGGGCGTCGATTTCGAGATGTTCGGCAAGGACCACCAGACCAATGCGCCGGTCTATTCGCGGATCTGCAAGATCCTCGGTGCCGAGCCGCCAACGCAATTTGTCTATGAGCTCTTCCTCGACCAGAAGGGCGAGAAAATCTCCAAGTCCAAGGGTAATGGGCTGTCGGTCGAGGACTGGCTGAAATACGCCCCGGCGGAAAGCCTGTCCTACTACAACTTCGTCAAGCCAAAGACGGCCAAGCGATTGTATTTCGACGTCATTCCCAAGGCGGTCGATGAGTACATGCAGCATCTGGCGGCCTATGCCGGTCAGACGCCGGACAAGCAGCTGGAAAACCCGGCCTGGCATATCCATAATGGCAATCCGCCGAGCGACACCTCGCCGATCTCCTTCGCCCTGATGCTCAATCTCGCCTCGGCCGCCTCGGCTCATAATACCGAGGTGATGTGGGGCTTTATCGGCCGCTATGTCGATGGCGCGACGGCGCAGAGCCATCCATTGCTCGACCAGCTGGCCGGCTTTGCGGTGCAGTATTTCGCTGACTTCGTCGAGCCGACCAAATCCTTCCGCATCGCGACCGACATGGAGCGCGCGGCGATGGAGGACCTGCTGGTCCGCCTCAGGGCTATGGATGCGGATGAACGCGATGCCGCCAGGATCCAGGACGAGGTCTTTGCCGCCGGCAAGACCCAGGAATTCGAAAACCTGCGCAACTGGTTCCAGGCGCTCTACGAAGTCCTGCTCGGCCAGTCGCAGGGGCCGCGTTTTGGCAGCTTCGTCGCCATTTACGGCGTCGGCGAGACCATAGCGCTCATCGAAAAGGGCCTGGCCGGTGAACTGGTAAAGGGCTGACGCGTCCGGACGTCGGCGCGCGTAGAGAAGCGAGCATGACAGGTGAAAGGCCCGGCGCAGAAGTGCCGGGCCTCTTTCATTGGATGCGTGTCGAATAAATTTGACACCGCGTCAGCTGCGTATTACATCGTGTCATGTTAAAAACAACTGACACCAAGAACGGAGTGTTTGACATGGGCTTTCGCGAGAAAAGCAATATCGCCATGCTGGTGCTGACCGGCGGCGTCTATGCCTGGTATTTCGCCAGTACGGCGAATGTATTGCTGGGCGGGGGCGTGTCGGCGGAAGAGGCGCTGGAGCTGACCAATACCAAGATGCTGTTGACGGTGGGTGCCGTCATCATCGCCTCGATCGT
The window above is part of the Maricaulis maris MCS10 genome. Proteins encoded here:
- a CDS encoding lysine--tRNA ligase: MSVLDLAQNAKAWPFEQARLLKKRLDKLGRKSGPVVFETGYGPSGLPHMGTFGEVVRTTMVLRAFDALTDGAYEPQLICVSDDMDGMRKVPDNLPQQDMLNQHLQEPLTVVPDPFGTHDSFGAHMNARLRGFLDGFGFTYTFQSATELYKSGAYDTMLKRAAERYDDIMAVMLPTLGAERQATYSPFLPISPKTGRVLYVPMKAVDAAAGTVTFDDEDGAETTLPVTGGHVKLQWKPDFGMRWAALGVDFEMFGKDHQTNAPVYSRICKILGAEPPTQFVYELFLDQKGEKISKSKGNGLSVEDWLKYAPAESLSYYNFVKPKTAKRLYFDVIPKAVDEYMQHLAAYAGQTPDKQLENPAWHIHNGNPPSDTSPISFALMLNLASAASAHNTEVMWGFIGRYVDGATAQSHPLLDQLAGFAVQYFADFVEPTKSFRIATDMERAAMEDLLVRLRAMDADERDAARIQDEVFAAGKTQEFENLRNWFQALYEVLLGQSQGPRFGSFVAIYGVGETIALIEKGLAGELVKG
- a CDS encoding ABA4-like family protein; translation: MYEILFSAINIAVFPAWLLLLFAPGWRWTGPVVHTALVPLALGAVYLGFLTLGIVFGQSDPEAGMSSLAAVQALFSHPVGLLTGWVHFLAFDLFVGAWISRDARRRGVARALVVPSLILAFLFGPTGLLLYLIGRKLTGKAGWSLDESGQVVA
- a CDS encoding TetR/AcrR family transcriptional regulator, coding for MPENSRRRRPEARPEEILDAALSVFSEQGFAAARVEDIARAAGLSKGAIYLYFPSKEAMLNGLVERSAGHLAKTAEAMVASGAPRDAETGLRNLLRMLFTSMADPAISAAPRLVFAEAGRFPVIADFYRRQVLEIARGAMRALLEAGVGANVFRPVDADAFMRAVAGPAFAHMALTTTFTLPPDTLTDPADMADALADILLHGLKPRAPAS